In Methylomonas sp. ZR1, one DNA window encodes the following:
- the metK gene encoding methionine adenosyltransferase, protein MNKNYLFTSESVSEGHPDKVADQISDAVVDALLAQDPRSRVACETLVKTGMVVLAGEITTNAWVDTEELVRKVVCEIGYDNGEIGFDGNSCAVLNAIGKQSADIAMGVDESENHEQGAGDQGLMFGYASNETDVLMPAPITYAHRLVERQALVRKNKTLTWLRPDAKSQVTFRYENNKPVAIDAVVLSTQHSPEIGGKQLEEAVMDEIILPTLPKEWLHKDTKYFINPTGQFIIGGPVGDCGLTGRKIIVDTYGGMARHGGGAFSGKDPSKVDRSAAYMGRYVAKNIVAAGLAERCEIQVSYAIGVAEPTSISIETFGTGKIEEERLVQIVREHFDLRPKGLIAQLDLLKPIYRPTASYGHFGRNEASFSWEKTDKAEALKDAAGI, encoded by the coding sequence GTGAATAAAAACTACCTTTTTACCTCAGAGTCTGTTTCGGAAGGTCATCCGGACAAAGTTGCTGACCAAATTTCAGATGCTGTCGTTGATGCCTTGCTGGCTCAAGACCCTCGTTCCAGGGTAGCCTGCGAAACACTGGTCAAGACCGGTATGGTGGTTTTGGCCGGCGAAATTACCACCAATGCTTGGGTGGATACCGAAGAGTTGGTCAGAAAAGTAGTTTGCGAGATTGGTTACGACAACGGCGAAATCGGCTTTGACGGTAACAGCTGCGCGGTATTGAATGCCATTGGTAAACAGTCAGCCGACATCGCTATGGGTGTTGATGAATCCGAAAATCACGAACAAGGTGCCGGCGACCAAGGTTTAATGTTTGGTTATGCCAGCAACGAAACCGACGTGTTAATGCCGGCCCCTATTACCTACGCGCATCGTTTGGTTGAGAGACAAGCCTTGGTGCGGAAGAATAAAACCCTGACATGGCTGCGTCCGGATGCAAAAAGCCAGGTGACTTTCCGTTACGAAAACAACAAGCCGGTCGCCATTGATGCGGTCGTTCTATCTACCCAGCACTCCCCGGAAATAGGTGGTAAACAACTGGAAGAAGCGGTAATGGATGAAATCATCCTGCCGACCTTGCCGAAAGAGTGGCTGCACAAAGATACTAAGTATTTCATCAATCCTACCGGCCAGTTCATCATCGGCGGTCCCGTGGGCGACTGCGGCTTGACCGGCCGTAAAATCATCGTCGATACCTACGGTGGCATGGCTCGCCATGGTGGCGGCGCGTTTTCCGGTAAAGATCCGTCAAAAGTGGATAGATCCGCGGCCTATATGGGGCGCTATGTAGCAAAAAATATCGTTGCCGCCGGCTTGGCAGAGCGTTGCGAAATTCAGGTCTCCTACGCGATCGGCGTCGCTGAGCCTACTTCCATAAGCATCGAAACCTTCGGTACTGGCAAAATCGAAGAAGAACGCTTGGTGCAAATCGTGCGCGAGCACTTCGATTTGCGGCCGAAAGGCTTGATTGCCCAATTGGATTTATTAAAACCGATTTATCGTCCAACTGCCTCTTACGGCCATTTTGGTCGTAACGAAGCCAGCTTCAGCTGGGAAAAAACCGACAAAGCCGAAGCATTGAAAGATGCTGCGGGCATTTAA
- the ahcY gene encoding adenosylhomocysteinase, producing the protein MSQADYKVADLALAEWGRKEINIAETEMPGLMALRAEFGSQQPLKGARIAGCLHMTIQTAVLIETLTALGAEVRWSSCNIFSTQDHAAAAIAAAGIPVFAWKGETEAEAEWCIEQTILGPDGWRPNMILDDGGDLTTMMHNNFPELMADVKGLSEETTTGVLRLTEMVAKGTLKVPAFNVNDSVTKSKFDNLYGCRESLVDGIKRATDVMVAGKIAVVCGYGDVGKGCAQSLRGLGATVLITEIDPICALQAAMEGYRVVTMDEAAPIANIFVTATGNVGVITHDHMKAMRDQAIVCNIGHFDSEIDIASLRHYTWENIKPQVDHVIFPDGKRIIVLAEGRLVNLGCATGHPSFVMSNSFCNQVLAQIELWTNASSYENKVYVLPKKLDEKVARSHLAQIGVKLTELTKEQAAYINVPVEGPYKPDHYRY; encoded by the coding sequence ATGAGCCAAGCCGATTACAAAGTTGCCGATTTAGCCCTAGCTGAATGGGGTCGTAAAGAAATTAATATCGCCGAAACCGAAATGCCGGGTTTGATGGCTTTGCGCGCCGAGTTCGGCTCTCAACAGCCACTGAAGGGCGCGCGTATCGCCGGTTGTTTGCATATGACCATTCAAACTGCGGTATTAATCGAAACACTGACGGCATTGGGTGCGGAAGTCCGCTGGTCCTCCTGCAATATTTTCTCCACTCAGGATCATGCAGCGGCTGCGATAGCCGCTGCCGGTATTCCTGTTTTTGCCTGGAAAGGTGAAACCGAGGCGGAAGCGGAATGGTGTATCGAACAAACCATTCTTGGCCCTGACGGCTGGCGTCCGAATATGATTCTGGACGATGGTGGCGACCTGACAACCATGATGCACAATAACTTCCCCGAATTGATGGCGGATGTGAAAGGCTTGTCCGAAGAAACTACCACCGGCGTGCTGCGTCTGACCGAAATGGTGGCGAAAGGTACGCTAAAAGTACCGGCATTCAATGTCAACGATTCGGTTACTAAATCCAAATTCGATAACCTTTACGGTTGCCGCGAGTCTTTGGTCGACGGTATCAAACGCGCTACTGACGTGATGGTGGCCGGCAAAATTGCCGTAGTCTGCGGTTATGGCGATGTAGGTAAAGGTTGCGCGCAATCTCTACGTGGATTGGGTGCAACTGTTCTGATTACCGAAATTGATCCGATCTGCGCATTACAGGCAGCAATGGAAGGTTATCGTGTAGTAACAATGGACGAAGCGGCGCCTATTGCCAACATCTTTGTTACGGCTACGGGCAACGTCGGGGTCATTACTCACGATCACATGAAAGCGATGCGTGATCAGGCTATCGTCTGCAATATCGGCCATTTCGATTCGGAAATCGATATTGCGTCCTTACGCCACTACACCTGGGAAAACATCAAGCCGCAGGTCGATCATGTGATCTTCCCTGATGGTAAGCGCATTATCGTGTTGGCAGAAGGTCGTCTGGTGAATTTGGGCTGCGCTACTGGTCATCCTAGCTTCGTCATGTCCAACTCGTTTTGTAACCAAGTATTGGCGCAGATCGAGCTTTGGACCAACGCATCCAGCTATGAAAACAAAGTTTACGTATTGCCGAAGAAACTTGACGAGAAAGTCGCGCGTTCGCATTTGGCGCAAATCGGCGTAAAACTAACCGAACTGACCAAAGAACAGGCGGCGTATATTAATGTACCGGTGGAAGGTCCTTACAAACCGGATCATTATCGTTATTAA
- a CDS encoding adenosylmethionine--8-amino-7-oxononanoate transaminase has translation MNNQTIAQRDLAVLWHPCSQMKDHDARASAADALPLIPIKSGQGVWLEDFDGNRYLDAVSSWWVNLFGHANPIINQALRDQLETLEHVILGGFTHEAALTLAEKLVEITPPGLDKCFYADNGSSAVEIALKMSFHYWRNLGQTQKTKFITLENSYHGETLGALAVGNVALYKDTYAPLLMDVITVAGPDCYYREDGESWEAYSTRRFAAMEQALARHADEVCAVIIEPLVQCAGSMRMYHPVYLKLLREACDKYQVHLIADEIAVGFGRTGTLFACEQAAISPDFICLSKGLTGGYLPLSAVLTSNQVYQAFYDDYQNLTAFLHSHSYTGNALGCRAALATLGIFEQQNVIANNRYLAGLMTKAVERFKEHPNVAEVRQTGMIVAIEMVKNKHTREAYPWQQRRGLAVYRYALSRGVLLRPLGNVIYFMPPYVINEQEIQLMADVAWQGIQLAVQD, from the coding sequence ATGAATAATCAAACTATCGCTCAGCGCGATCTTGCCGTGCTCTGGCACCCGTGTAGTCAGATGAAAGACCACGATGCTCGGGCATCTGCGGCGGATGCGTTGCCGTTGATTCCGATTAAATCGGGCCAAGGCGTCTGGCTGGAAGATTTCGACGGTAATCGCTATCTGGACGCAGTCAGTTCCTGGTGGGTCAATCTATTCGGTCACGCCAATCCCATTATCAATCAAGCGCTTCGTGATCAGCTTGAGACGCTTGAGCATGTCATCCTCGGTGGATTTACCCATGAGGCGGCGTTAACACTGGCGGAAAAGTTGGTGGAAATTACGCCGCCGGGTTTGGATAAGTGCTTCTACGCGGATAACGGTTCATCGGCGGTCGAAATTGCGTTAAAGATGAGTTTTCATTATTGGCGCAATCTCGGACAAACGCAAAAAACCAAATTCATCACACTGGAAAACAGCTATCACGGCGAAACCCTGGGGGCTTTGGCGGTTGGCAACGTGGCTTTATACAAGGACACCTACGCGCCGTTGTTGATGGATGTGATCACGGTAGCTGGACCCGATTGCTACTATCGCGAAGATGGCGAAAGTTGGGAAGCCTATTCCACCCGCCGTTTCGCGGCCATGGAGCAAGCCTTGGCGCGACACGCTGATGAAGTTTGTGCGGTAATTATCGAACCGCTGGTGCAGTGCGCCGGCAGTATGCGCATGTATCATCCGGTGTACCTAAAATTACTACGTGAAGCGTGCGACAAATACCAAGTACATTTGATCGCCGACGAAATTGCCGTGGGCTTTGGCCGTACCGGCACCTTATTTGCCTGCGAACAAGCGGCAATCAGCCCGGATTTTATTTGCCTATCCAAAGGGCTGACCGGCGGTTATTTACCCTTGTCTGCGGTCTTGACCAGCAATCAGGTCTATCAAGCTTTTTACGACGACTATCAGAATCTCACTGCTTTTTTACACTCGCATAGCTATACCGGCAACGCATTGGGTTGCCGGGCGGCTTTGGCGACGCTGGGGATATTTGAGCAGCAAAATGTGATTGCCAACAATCGCTATTTGGCGGGACTAATGACTAAAGCCGTAGAGCGATTTAAGGAGCATCCCAACGTTGCGGAAGTTCGGCAAACCGGCATGATCGTCGCTATCGAAATGGTCAAAAATAAGCATACGCGCGAGGCCTATCCTTGGCAGCAACGGCGCGGATTGGCCGTTTATCGCTATGCTTTGAGTCGGGGCGTGTTGCTGCGGCCCTTGGGGAATGTGATTTATTTTATGCCGCCTTATGTGATCAACGAGCAGGAGATACAACTGATGGCAGACGTGGCCTGGCAGGGCATCCAACTGGCGGTGCAGGACTAA
- a CDS encoding 16S rRNA (uracil(1498)-N(3))-methyltransferase, with the protein MRVSRLYVAESLNVGGRVELDDDAAHYVRSVLRLKQDQSIVLFNGHGGEYLGRFSEVSRKTVRVEIEQFVDRNVESPLAINLGLGISRGDRMDWAVQKAVELGVTCLTPLATERCVIKFNDDKKQQRLQHWQHIVQHAAEQSGRTYCPPIGEITNLADWVASQQGLRVFLDPYAEQSLADLKPENPCVTLLSGPEGGFSEQERQAAKAAGFVPVRMGARILRTETAVLSALTAVQTLWGDFR; encoded by the coding sequence ATGCGAGTGTCGCGCTTATATGTTGCTGAGTCGCTCAATGTGGGCGGACGTGTCGAATTGGATGACGATGCGGCCCATTACGTGCGCAGTGTGCTGCGCTTAAAGCAGGATCAGAGCATCGTGCTGTTTAACGGCCACGGCGGAGAATATCTGGGCCGTTTCTCTGAGGTCAGCCGTAAGACCGTGCGGGTAGAAATCGAGCAGTTCGTTGATCGTAACGTCGAATCGCCGCTGGCGATCAATTTGGGTTTGGGTATTTCTCGCGGTGACCGGATGGACTGGGCGGTACAAAAAGCCGTCGAACTGGGTGTCACCTGCTTAACGCCCTTGGCAACCGAGCGTTGCGTGATCAAATTCAACGACGATAAAAAGCAGCAACGTTTACAGCATTGGCAGCATATTGTCCAGCACGCGGCCGAACAATCCGGAAGAACTTATTGTCCGCCAATTGGCGAGATAACGAATTTAGCTGATTGGGTTGCCAGCCAGCAAGGCTTAAGAGTGTTTCTCGATCCCTATGCCGAGCAATCCCTGGCGGACCTAAAGCCGGAAAATCCCTGTGTTACCTTGCTCTCCGGACCGGAAGGAGGATTTAGCGAGCAAGAACGACAAGCTGCCAAGGCGGCAGGATTCGTTCCGGTGCGGATGGGTGCCCGGATCTTGCGTACCGAGACCGCGGTGTTATCGGCATTGACCGCTGTGCAAACCTTATGGGGAGATTTTCGTTGA
- a CDS encoding CPBP family intramembrane glutamic endopeptidase, whose product MIRWIVYALLPLLILVIAATTASMLGYGLLWLAGDILPLAKVISKITLVLLLLSIFPLKNYLQFSWADLGFAPKAIFFKQMRQGLALGLLTLLPVLLTLYWLDVHIWDDTRHWTVGKIAEKIGLGLFFAMLIAVGEEMLFRGLLLGALGRKMSMMAAVTISSIYYAALHFLKSKSQLVYADLTPGSGLKLMAEAFANWLNPQIISALLALFVVGLFLAILRSRVPQSLGLCIGCHAAWVWQIKVSRDLFNVNLQADSLFLVNTYYDGVVGPLVSSWLVFALIVYGVWTQWPAKAARGN is encoded by the coding sequence TTGATCCGCTGGATTGTCTATGCGTTGCTGCCGTTGCTTATATTGGTCATTGCCGCCACGACTGCGAGCATGCTGGGGTACGGTTTGCTGTGGCTTGCCGGCGATATTTTACCGTTGGCAAAAGTTATCAGCAAAATTACCTTGGTGCTGTTGCTGCTGAGTATTTTTCCGTTAAAGAACTATCTGCAATTCAGTTGGGCCGATTTGGGATTTGCGCCCAAAGCGATATTTTTCAAACAAATGCGCCAAGGTCTGGCCTTGGGCTTATTGACCTTGCTGCCGGTGCTGTTGACGCTGTATTGGCTGGATGTTCATATCTGGGACGATACCCGGCATTGGACGGTGGGCAAAATAGCGGAAAAAATCGGATTGGGTTTGTTTTTTGCGATGCTGATTGCGGTCGGCGAAGAAATGCTATTTCGCGGCCTGCTGCTGGGGGCTTTAGGCCGGAAAATGTCAATGATGGCAGCCGTGACCATCAGCTCCATCTACTATGCGGCGCTACATTTTTTAAAAAGTAAGTCGCAACTGGTTTACGCCGATTTAACGCCGGGCAGTGGTTTAAAATTAATGGCGGAAGCGTTTGCCAACTGGTTGAATCCGCAGATAATCAGCGCCTTGCTGGCTTTATTTGTGGTTGGCTTATTTTTAGCAATCCTCAGAAGTCGGGTGCCGCAAAGCCTGGGTCTATGTATCGGTTGTCACGCCGCGTGGGTCTGGCAGATTAAAGTGAGCAGAGATTTGTTCAACGTTAATTTGCAAGCCGATTCACTGTTTCTGGTCAACACCTATTACGACGGTGTGGTGGGCCCTTTGGTCAGTAGCTGGTTGGTATTCGCGCTAATTGTTTATGGGGTGTGGACCCAGTGGCCTGCTAAAGCCGCACGCGGCAATTAG